The Bacteroidota bacterium sequence GTGTTGCACTTTGCCAATGCCCGGTCTACAGCTGTTGAAGGATTCCTGGCTTCAGCATACCCGCCCAATGAATAGCTATTGCTGCTAAAAGAATACCATTTTGTCAATAAGGTACTATCATCAGATCCTTTCCACTGATAAATTTCGTATTTCCTTGTACCAGAATATGGGACATTGGTAACGCAACCGCAAATGCCATGGTTGACAAATTTCGCACCCGCACCTGCCCAGACAGATCCTAAGCCATAAGGCAGAATCTGGTCCTCCATGGCACTGGCCATCTTAAATTTCAGGTTATACTTTCTTTCCAAGTGGCCGGGGTAATATATCCCCCGGATAACGGCCTCAAGAGGCTGAGCCCCATATGTTTCAATCAAAGTGTTGTATGGCACTGTAATATGCCCGGATTTAATCTGATTGATTAAACGATCAAACTGCGTTGCTGTACGGTTTAACTCATAGGTCCTTAACCAGAAACTTCCATCACAATTCCATTTGCTCTGATAGTCGGAAGCCAAACCGGAAGTAGATTCAGTCAGATTCATGTAATAATCCAACATCGAGAGAAAAGCATTCTTATATTCATTCTCGCTGTTGTTCCACATGTAATCCGTGTGGTCATCATTAGCAATATAAATTTTAGGCACCTGACATAATCCGGAAACTGAAATCAGGCAGGCACAAATAACGACCAGTCCTCTCTTCGAATTAGTTGTCATAAAAAAAGGTGGGATTGATTTCTTATACTAATTTATGAAAAATTTAAATATCAATCCCTATTGAAGGCCATATTTTGACCAATTTCATCCTTATTATTTTTTCCACCTAAACTAATTTAAATATTAGTCCTAACTTTTGATTATATGACATTCTTTTTGTAATTTGGAAAATGTCATTTTCTTATCTCCGACATGCTATTTCTGCATTTTTTCATGTTTTGCCTTTTTCCGGATTTCCTTTTGTTTAATCTAATAAAACCAACTATCATGAAAATTTTTCTAACCCTCACCCTCTTCTTGTTCTCATGTTTTTTTGCAAATGCACAAAACGATGAGAAAAATCTTCAAAATCAGGTGGAACAATTAACTCAGCAGGTTAATACGCTGAAAAAATCAAACAGCCGGTTAAACTACCGTTTAAAAATGTTTGCTGCTTCAGAATCAAAAAAAAATCAGACTTTGTCTGATCAACTCGGGATGATGCAGAAACAGCAAAAAACTTACTCCGATTCCCTGAACAAAGCCGTCATTTCAGCAAATTTTGCCCAAACCGATGCCAATCAGCTGAAAAAACAAAACACAACCCTTCAACACCGTTTAGGTCTCATCGCTATTATATTGATTGTGCTTGCACTGGCCGGAATAATATCATTCTTCCTGATTGTAAATCATATCAGGAAAATACGCGAAGGCCTGGAGGAAAGAATCAATGACCATAAAAACATTATGGATATAGCCATAAAAAAAGAAATGCAGCAACGCGAAGAACAAAACAATTCCTTAAAAAATGACCTGAAAGGATTAGAGGAAGCGGGCAAACAACAGGAGGAACAATTAGCAGGACTTAAAAATAAGATAAATGAATTAAGCGAACAGAAATTTTAAAAAATCTTATAGAAATTTTATATGAATATCCTAAAAAGTACAGGCCCGTTGGATACACAACAGGCCTGTCCTTTTATATTTTGAGATTTTTAGTCGAAACGAATGGTCTTAACCGGACTGATCCGGGAAACGACAAAGGAAGGGATAACCAGCATTAAAATAGTTATCGCCAATGTCCCTATATTCAGAATAACCATGTTTAAAAGGTTAAGATTAATGGGAACTGTGGAAATAAAATAAGAAGAGGCATCAAGCTTAATCAGGTGAAAATGCATCTGAATCAGGCAAAGTATGATCCCTATGACATTTCCCCAAAGCAGGCCACGGCTGATTAAAAAGCCGGACTCATAAAGGAATATTCTCCTTATGCTGATATTCTCGCTGCCAAGTGCTTTCAATATGCCTATCATCTTTGTTCTCTCGAGAATGATGATCAATAATCCCGATACCATATTGAAACCTGCAACAAGCAACATCAATATCAGGATAATCCAGGTATTAAGGTCCTGCAGATTAATCCAGTCAAATATCTGCGGATATTTTTCCTTAATGGTAATGACTTTCAACCTTGATCCATCAGAAGTGAATGAATTCCCCACCACTTTTTTGACCTGTTCATCTACCTGGTCTATCTTCCTGTAATCATCTACATAAATTTCATAACCACTTATCTGATTGGGATTCCAGCCATTTAACTTTTGTATGTGCTTTATATCGGTCAAAATATAAACCTTATCAAAATCCATCATGCTGGTTTCATATACGCCTGAAATTTTAAACCTCCGCATCCGGGGTGGATCCTGAATAAAATACATGGCAAATTCATCACCTGTTTTTAACTGGAGAAGTGATGATAAATATTTTGAAATAAGTACTTTACTGGTAGTTACGTTATCTGTAACCCTGAAAATATCTCCTTCTACCAGCGATTTCTTAAAAAATGTCCAGTCAAAATTGCTGTCAATCCCCTTTAAGGCAACACCCTGAATCTGGTTTTCGGTTTTAATAATACCTGCTTTAGTTGCAAAAGCCTGTATATGCTGAATTCCGTCTATAGATTTTACAACTCTTAACGGAACGGCAGTTTTATCTATAGGCTTGGTTTCATAAGAATTATTACTATCATAATTGATAATCTGAATGTGCGATCCGAAACCAATCACTTTATCACTTATCTGCTTTTTGAAACCAGTAACAATAGCAACAGCAATAATCATTACAGACAATCCCAAAGCAATGCCAAATACGGCAATTCTGACAATTCTCATTGAAAGGTGATGGCGACTGTCTTTATCGGAAATTAGTCTCTTGGCAATAAATAATTCTGTGTTCAAAACGGATAAAATTTTTTAATAAGCGCAAACCTAATTGAATTTTTGCTAATAATCAAGTGGATTTTCCCGTTTTAAACACACTTAATTCCATATCTCTTTATGGCTTTTACATGCTTTTTCAAAAACATTATTGTTTAAATCTTCAGAATTTAAGCTTACTTTGCAATTTTTAGAGAATATAAATTTTTCTTTTAATTGAAATTTTTGACTTTTATGACATTGGCTGTTAAGACGGTTTTCAGGATTCTTTCAAAATTTGAATTCAAAAAAAATCTTTTCTCATTAATATTTATTCTGTTTTTCTTCCTCTTATTTCCTGAACTGTCAGCTCAGGAACCCATCATCAGGACGGGAGCAGAAAATACAGAAGCATACCTGCCGCTGTTAAAAGGGAAAAGAGTTGCTCTTGTGGCCAATAATACTTCAATCATTGATAACACCAATCTTGTAGACAGCCTGCTCAAGCTTAATGTTCAGATAATAAAGATATTTTGCCCGGAGCATGGTTTCAGGGGCAAGGGGGATGCCGGGGAAGCCATGAATAATTCTGTTGACCCGAAAACCGGGTTAAGTTTAATTTCGATTTACGGGGAACATGTTCAGCCTCAGCCCTCAGACCTCGAAGACGTGGACATTGTAGTGTTCGACCTGCAGGATGTGGGGGTACGTTTTTATACATATACCAGTACTTTATATTATGTCATGGAAGCTTGTGCCGAGAACGGCAAAGAGATGATCCTGCTCGACAGGCCGAATCCCAACGGATTTTATGTCGACGGGCCGGTGCTGAAAAAAAGATTTAAATCGTTTGTAGGCCTTCATCAGGTCGCCATGGTTCATGGAATGACCCTGGGTGAATATGCCCAAATGATCATTGGCGAGGATTGGCTTAAAACAAATAAAAAATGCAACCTGAAAGTGGTGTGCTGCACCAACTATACCCATAAAAGCCTGTACAGGTTGAAAGTGAATCCTTCACCCAACCTTCAGAATATGCTTTCAATTTACCTCTATCCTTCTCTGGCGCTGTTTGAGGGTACCCATATAAGTGTTGGCAGAGGAACTGATTTCCCTTTTCAGGTTTTTGGGCATCCGCAAATGACAAATGCCAGTTTCACCTTTACTCCCAGAAGCATAAAGGGAATATGTAAATATCCCCCTTTAGAAGGTCAAACCTGCTTTGGAGTGGACTTGAGGAATGTTAATGAAAAAGAGATCATCGGAAAAAAGCAAATCGATCTGAGTTACCTCAAATTTGCTTATGAAAATTTCCCGGATAAAGAGAATTTTTTCAATGAATTCTTTTACAACCTTTCCGGCACACAAGAACTCAGGAAACAGATAGAAAAAAATGTGCCTATTGAAGAAATCAGGGAAAGCTGGCAAAGTAAATTGTCCAAGTTTAAAGAGATGAGGAAAAAATACCTCTTGTATCCCGACTTTGAATAGGAATTTTATATCTTTCATTTGCAAATAACTATAAAATTAAAGTTGAATGGAACCCGCATATTATAAACGAATATGCCCGTTTCTGCTTCATTTAAAATTTCTTTTAAGTTGAAATTTCTTTTTGTCGTTCAGGGAGAAGGAAGAGGCCACCTCACCGAAGCCGTTTCACTTTATGAACTGCTCAGGGATAACGGGCATGAAGTAAGCCGCGTGCTGATCGGAAGGAACAACAGAAGAATCCTCCCTGAATTTATAAGCCAACGTATTGCCCCACCTGTTGAAACATTTGAAAGTCCGGACTTTCTGGTTGACAAGTCTGGCAAAAGCCTTAGAATTGCTGCTTCTTTAATATATAACCTTGGAATTTGCCGCCGCTTCTTCAAAAGTATAGCCTTTCTCAGGAAAACCATACAAAATGACAAACCTGATGTGGTCATTAATTTTTATGAACTGCTCTGCGGTTTGACGTATTTTGTTTATCGGCCTCAAACGCCCTGTGTATGCCTGGGCCATCATTTAATCATGCAACATCCGGATTTCCATTTTCCAACGGAAAGAAAAATTGAGAAATTTTTGTTGAAGCTGAATACCAGGCTTACCTGCATAGGAGCACAGAAATTACTGGCCC is a genomic window containing:
- a CDS encoding ABC transporter permease encodes the protein MNTELFIAKRLISDKDSRHHLSMRIVRIAVFGIALGLSVMIIAVAIVTGFKKQISDKVIGFGSHIQIINYDSNNSYETKPIDKTAVPLRVVKSIDGIQHIQAFATKAGIIKTENQIQGVALKGIDSNFDWTFFKKSLVEGDIFRVTDNVTTSKVLISKYLSSLLQLKTGDEFAMYFIQDPPRMRRFKISGVYETSMMDFDKVYILTDIKHIQKLNGWNPNQISGYEIYVDDYRKIDQVDEQVKKVVGNSFTSDGSRLKVITIKEKYPQIFDWINLQDLNTWIILILMLLVAGFNMVSGLLIIILERTKMIGILKALGSENISIRRIFLYESGFLISRGLLWGNVIGIILCLIQMHFHLIKLDASSYFISTVPINLNLLNMVILNIGTLAITILMLVIPSFVVSRISPVKTIRFD
- a CDS encoding glycoside hydrolase gives rise to the protein MTTNSKRGLVVICACLISVSGLCQVPKIYIANDDHTDYMWNNSENEYKNAFLSMLDYYMNLTESTSGLASDYQSKWNCDGSFWLRTYELNRTATQFDRLINQIKSGHITVPYNTLIETYGAQPLEAVIRGIYYPGHLERKYNLKFKMASAMEDQILPYGLGSVWAGAGAKFVNHGICGCVTNVPYSGTRKYEIYQWKGSDDSTLLTKWYSFSSNSYSLGGYAEARNPSTAVDRALAKCNT
- a CDS encoding DUF1343 domain-containing protein, whose translation is MTLAVKTVFRILSKFEFKKNLFSLIFILFFFLLFPELSAQEPIIRTGAENTEAYLPLLKGKRVALVANNTSIIDNTNLVDSLLKLNVQIIKIFCPEHGFRGKGDAGEAMNNSVDPKTGLSLISIYGEHVQPQPSDLEDVDIVVFDLQDVGVRFYTYTSTLYYVMEACAENGKEMILLDRPNPNGFYVDGPVLKKRFKSFVGLHQVAMVHGMTLGEYAQMIIGEDWLKTNKKCNLKVVCCTNYTHKSLYRLKVNPSPNLQNMLSIYLYPSLALFEGTHISVGRGTDFPFQVFGHPQMTNASFTFTPRSIKGICKYPPLEGQTCFGVDLRNVNEKEIIGKKQIDLSYLKFAYENFPDKENFFNEFFYNLSGTQELRKQIEKNVPIEEIRESWQSKLSKFKEMRKKYLLYPDFE